The genome window AAAAAAAATACATCACGATAAGAGGCACAAGGTAAAATATGCTCAAGATGTGTGAGCCAAGAAAACTTAAGCCATGTGAAAAGAAACTCATCATAATGGGAGGCAAAAGGTAAAATTTTCTTAAGGTGAGTTAGAAAACCCAACTCACATGAGAAAAAACTAATCACAACAagaggcacaagataaaatatgctcaaaGAATGTGAGTCAAGAAAACCTAACCCACATGACAAGAAACTCACTATGATGAGTGGCACAAAGCGAGATGTCAATGAGGtatatgagtcgagaaaactcaaCCTATATGAGAAAAAACTCGATATGATGAGAGACACAATACAAAATGTGCCTAACATGTATGAGTCGAAAAAACCTGACCCATGtgagaaaaaaattatcatggTAATAGGCACAAAGGAAGAGGTGCACAATGTTTACTAGTCAAAAAAACCCTATTCACCTAAAATGAGGATTGCACGAGGGATAGAGGTCGAAAAAATCTGACCTCCTCTTCATACGAGATGGGTAGGTTGAGTGTCGACCTGCCCTTTTACCCAAGGTAGAGAGGTTGGGCGTTGACCCCTCATTGCCTAAGGTGGAGAGGTCAGATGTCGACCCTCCCTTTGCCCAAAGTGGGTAAGTCGAGCATTGATCTCTCCCTTTACTCGAGGTGGAAAAGTTAAAAACTAATCACTTCTTTGCTCGAGGCAAGTAGGTTGAGCACTGACCTTGTCCTTTGCCCAAAGTGAAAAGGTTAGGCACCAACCTCCTCTCCACCTAGGTCGAGTACCTTAACCCCTACACTTCTTGTGACAGGGAGGATGAGCTCCTCAACCTTCCTTTTGGTTATGTCCAAAGTTTGCTAATTGGTTACCCTTGCTCATCCTCAAAGAAGTGATGAACCAAATATTGTGCTTTAAGACCATCACCAAAGAGCACCTAAAGCATACATTTGGGGAAGCGGGGAATGACAAGGAGGATATCATCGAGTAATTACCATCTAACATATATCCTTTGTGTGATATCTAAATTAGAAGGAGACAAAAGCTGCCGCTCATTGATCTATGAGTCCAAAATAGATCGTTATAAGTTGTCTTTACCATTATCACATACATGGACAAAAGACTAAATTGAGGTTGTTAAAGGCTACCCCTCGAAGAATATTCTATAGAATATTATAAACATCCTTTCACTGCTAGGTATAAAAATTTacttttaatataattataaaggaGGGTACTTTTTACTGATCATCACACCGATCTTTTTTGGGTTACTTACCTCGCTAGCACTTTGAGAAATTATCATTTTCATTTCAAATGTATCTTGGATAATATGTTAGAACTATATCAAATTAactaaaatatcaataatattttctcATGCAATTATCTAGTCGTAGCCGGTGATCACAAGTCTCTGCTATTTAACTTTAGTATCATTATCAGCTGATAGTGGCAAATTGTCAATTGGCCACGTCGTCTGTCTCATTAACCAAGAACAATAAATTCATCTTCGCTTGTCTCGGCAACACTACATGCAGTCAAGAGATGCTGCTTGGTTGGTTAATGGCATACCAAACACTTCCCCCACAGCCACTGTTATTAAAGGGGTAAGTAGTCAGCTTAATCGTAGTCATAGCTATTGATCACCAGTCTCTCTTATTTGACGCTGCTATCATAATTAGCTTTAGCCATGGCAAGTTGTCAATTGGTTGCGTCTCATGTGCTACCATTGCAAGGCCATTACTCTCTCACACAAACTGCATCCAGGAGATGTTTAGTTGGTTAGCTACTTGCCAAACACTCCACCCACAGCCACAACTACGTATGGGATAAGTGGTCAACTTACGTTACCATCCACTCATATCAAGTACACCTTAATTATTCGGGTTTGGTGCTGTGGCTGAGTTTTAGTTTCAGTTCTTGCACGCCATCGACACGGCAGGTCGTGTAGCTTATCTCCATGCAAACACTACATACCTCCGTCCTTTCATCGTGGAACATCAAGCTTTTCAACGTTCATTACACGAAAATGCCGCACAAGACTTTGAAGACATTTATTACACGAGGATACTGCGCAAGATTTTGAGACATGCAGCTTTTCCTCGAGCAATAATTTAGAAGACTCTCGTTTCAAGAGTTAGGGATTGACGTTGATTTCTAAGGTTGAGAATACTGTCAAAATCTGTCTTTCCTATGTCACGACCTCAATGGTTTATTCATGACCGTCATGGATTGCAAGCTTTGATTACTAACCAAGTAAAGATAATGCTGCCGTCCTGTGGTAAACAAGGACTGGGACATCTTGACTGAGATTTGCTTTGACCACTATGCATAAACACCACGTATGTAATGTGTTTACAGTGGATGCAAGTAAAGGTAATGTATTTGGCTGGGGTGTGTGCCATTGTAGAAGAAGATGTCTTTGCAATAGCATGTCTAATAAACCAAGATAGAAACTTAATGTTCATAATTGGCCATCCATGTAGTGGATGGTTGATATCCAAAAGGTCTTTAGGAAATCCTtagttaaattatatatatatatatatatatatatatatatatatatatatatatatatatatatatatatatatatatatatatatatatattactgctGTTTTTGACACCCAAGAATTTATCTTTTCAAAAAATGCTCTTAGAAGTTCCAAGGTTGGATGAAATGCTAAAACTGTTATCTATAGTGTGAAGTGTTTGTGTGTTAGGTTCAAGTCTATATAATTatcctgatatatatatatatatatatataggtcatCAATTGAATTCTAGTTTATCAACATCATGAAAAGTCAAACAATCTATTTAATATCACTGCAATTGGTTCGACTACTATGAATCTTGTGGAACTCTTAAATCTCTTTGTACTATTTCTATCTACAAATATGTCAAGCAATGCAAGACTCCTCTGATCGGTAATAGAAAACAGTCGACGGAATTTTAGAAACAAATAATGAACGCAATTTGGCTCTATTAGCCAATCTGTGGAAGCCTAGCAAATTGGGTAAGATCTCCGCTCATTATTTCACATCATAACCATTCAATTGGCCCAGTAGATTTATTTTCAGCATTTGTCAGATCAAATTGCATATAATGATGGGGAACTAAATGATGAATAGTAGCTCAAAGATCTAAGTCCAGCAATCACTTCCATTAAATAAGGTTACGTTAAGAATTACAGTGAAAACCAAAACTAGCACAATTAGACTTAAGAAAAAGTAAGCTATATGCCTGTCCAGGAACAGACGACTACATATCGGTAGGTATACCTTCTTACATATTGACTTGCCGAATCATTCAATGAACAATTTAAGGTGTGTCTATCAGAGGCCGAAACTGAAAGGGACCCCAGTGGCCGGAATCCACGAGTTACCGGACAAGAAGCTTCCCACGGTGAATTTGCTGGCTTCTGGCGAACTCGTTATGACATGGTAGCCTGGCCAATTCACCCGCTTGCTGGTGTCAGCGCCTGCACCCGTGTTCATGTACTCCCCATAATACAAGGTACTCAAACCAAAGCTTCCGCTCCACTCCAGCCACCCTGCCGGATTAATTAGGCTGTCCAGCGATGTCTTCATGATAACTGTCCTGGAGTACTTCTGCCACGGCCTGCCGAGATATGTCTTGAACGAGCCCTGCACTGGCCTGAGGTCCGATGCCGCAGTCACTATAGAATTATGAATCGATATGCCGGTGTTCTCATTGTGGTCGGTTCGGCCTTGGGCAGTGACGGTGTTCTGCTGGCCGCTCATTGGCTTCCGCACGTAAATGTTGCAGCTCTGGAATACAACGACGGCGTCGCCGAAGATGAAGTCGACTGTGCCGTATATGTCACAATTGCGGTAGAACTGTCGCTGTGAGTACACGTAGAGAGTGTCTTGGTAGCCTTTGAAGCTGCAGCGGTAGAACACTGAGAGGTCCGACCCCGAACGGAGTGCGACCGCCTGATGTTTCTGGGGTCCTGCCGTGTTCTGGAAGGTCATGTCCCGTGCTATGAAACCACCACCGGAGACAGCTGCGACCAGTAAGACAAAGGCGTCATCGAGGCATACTTGTAGAGAACGAGCGTTACACCATGAAGTTTCGGTAGAAGATTATTCTATCTTCTTCTATAAACAGCAAATCGTTAATTTGAAGCCTTTCTATATCGACCATGATGCGTAATTGGATGAAAGTATTAACTTCGATATAATAATTTGATGGAGACATTTATGAGAGAATAGAGAGACTCTTACCGAAAGTAGCAGAGCGGAACGTTGTGGAGCCATCTTGAACGTTCTTGCTACCTGTGACTACGGTGGCATCCATTCCGTCTCCAATCATCATTATGTTCTTCATGGAGTTGGTGATCACTACGTTCTCGTTGTATATACCAGATTTCACAAGGATCACGAACCTTGACGTTCCACTCCTTAGCTTCGCAGAAGCCGCGACAGCTTCTGAGATGGTCTTGTAGTCGCCGGAACCATCTTTAGCCACTACCAGATTGGCTTTTATCGTCGAGCTCGACGACTGAAGAAGCTTGCGATCCGCCGCTTTCACCCACCCTGGGAACCCCTGGGAGAGCAAACGGCGATTGCCCGGTGCCTTGCCCCGTGGCATCGCGTTGTTGACGGCAAGCGAGTTGCTAAGCGACTCCGATATGTTGTTGGCCATGAAAAGTGAGGATGTGAAGGGGAACGAAGTTCCCAGCTCGGCGAAGCCATTTTTGCACGTCTGTTGGTTAGCCATCGCGGCACTCAGCCACGTTTGAGCATCTTCGGCAGACGAAGAGTGTCCCAGGGAGCGGTTGAGATGGCCGATGGTGTCCTCAAACAGCTCCAAGCAATCAGCCCACGCGGCCTTGGCCGGCTCATCGAGCGGCGCGAGGTTCATGGCTGATGCATGCTTGTGGGCGAGCAGGGTGCGGTCCAAGGTGGCCTGGAGGAGTAGGTCACGAAAACCTGACTGCGTTTCGGATTGCGCGAAGAGAGGGACACCGCTGACCATTGAACTGCAGACCTGAGGGTAAGGTGTTTGGCTACATGATAGTATCGGATCACCACTACCGGTAACCCCCATGACCACCAACAGGAGAAACAGGGAGGAGAAATGTGCTGAAAGCATGGCCATTGGGAGCGACAAGTTTGTAGAAGGATGTCTTGGATGGTTGCAAGAAGAGGGAACGGCTGTCCTTTATGTAGGCTTCATTACGAGAACGTTGGGGCCCTCGAGACATGTATACGCGCATGTAGAACAACACATATGGACAGCGTTAGTTAATCTTAGGGGAAATATAAATTCGATTCGGACTGCACGGCATGAATCGAACACGTTGTATTTGAATTCAGCCCAGAGTTGGCCGTAATCGAATTCAAAACCAAGCGGACACTGTAGCGACCCTTATCCACGGATTTGGAGGTCAGAAAGGAATTGTGGCTATCTCCTAGCAGTAGCCGTCATCTTATCATAGAGAGCACAAATACGACGACCATCTCGAAGCTGCTCGCGGACAGTGACCATCCACCGCTCATCTCAAACACTTATATGAGTAGCCGTATGTGTTCTCGACACATATGGAGAGCTACAATGTGCACTGTTCGTTGGAGATAAATATGGCGTGTGGTCCATCGAGCTGTAAACAGTTCGCTTTTGGCTCGAGTTCTctcttgattgattgattgaaacAGTTTATGGCTTATGTAGATCACATGTTATATCAAGTGTATATTAAATCATTTGGTAATCTATTTTCATGCTTCGCATATACTAAAAGTTTCGAAACTTGAATGAAACTTATTTTGGTTTTTGTCTTTGAGGATCTCTTCAAACTTGGCATAGATCCATTAATCCGTGAACTTCCTCGTCGTATGTGGGCTTCACTAACCTGATTCGTGGAGTCACACAGGTGAAATCATGTCAAACTGAGATGTTGAGCTCACAAGTTCGGTCTGCAAGAGACCAAATCGTAAGAGAACCTTCCCTTCACCCAAAATTACTGCACACCAAATCTCTTCAGTGAGGAGGAGGTAGGAAACGCCTACGTGTCGGTTCCCTGGAGAATTCCAAGTTTGGCACGAGTCGTAATCAGCTTTTTACATCGTCACTGTCCCCACTCAGCTTTAAGATGGCCATCTTATCTGTGCTGCGTGATGAGACCTCATGCATGGCTCCTGCCCTCCAAAACAAATACCTTTGCTTACAGCTCCTGCAAATCTGTGGATAAGTACTCGCTAAAATATCCACTTGGTTTTGATTTTGTAGCTCACAATCCGAATTCAAAGACAAATGTGTTGCGTCCTCCTTCACGGAAGCCATATGTGCATGCAGCAAGCACGACTGGGAGGTTCTTTTTAAAGGATCATTTAACCCTGTCCAATACCTGCACTGCAAGCATTTGCATGCCTCGAGGCAAGTAAGCCTGCAATAGGAGCCACTATTCTCTCCTTCAGTCATCCAGTACATTCATCTACAAACCTTTAGTCTCAAATAAGATTTCCTCATGTATTTTTCTGTTCAAATATCTTGTTATATCCAATACCACATCGGATCGAATCTAATATCATTTATCACTCTCTAATCTTATCTCAaatagttttttgttttttttttttttttttttctgttggtgTCTCTTATCATTTTCAATACTTAATCGGATCAGATGTAATACCATTTGTCACGATGATGGTCTAATACACCCCAATGCTTTTgcttgatggggataaaaagaggaataacctttgtataggaacgaatactagaagaccaaaatacgcagcggaataaaatggaaacacaatcaaacagaacaccaagatatacgtggaaaaccccttcaatgtgaagggtaaaaaccacggggcaaactagagataatccactatgagaataatgaatatacaaatctcaatctcttgcccaaaacccaagcaacaaccacaagagaataactgggatacaaggatcacgttactgcccacaatatctaaaacctcccaagtaatcacagcaagagcctactgtagatttgatctaacctgagatgagaacactactagatgattgtgaatagtctctctgcgttgtccttgtcttcttccctttctttctcttccttttctgccttgttctccttcttctctttggaatctcgtggctccaaagatctgcctcgttgctgcctttttatagctttaatctgcctctaaaacgcagccaccacacccctctaatcttaattagggttaggttaagagagggtgtgggctgtgggctgataaagcccacatgggctgaatatgggccatcagcccaacaacctcccccttcagcccataagggaggctgtcccatgactcctcaatgtgaagccatgccgaccaactgtcggcatatctcctgtctttcttttggtaaggtcttcgtcaacatgtctgctccgttgtcatctgtatgaattttctgaagctgcaactgcttctcttcaaatacatttcgaatccagtggtatctgacatctatatgctttgacttggaatgaaacattgggttcttacacaaatggatggcactctggctgtcacaatgcaccacataattttcttgtttcagccccaattcttgtaagaattctttcatccataacatttctttgcatacctctgtagcagcaatatattctgcttctgtggtggagagagcaatacacctttgtaacctggattgccatgacatagctccccctgcaaaagtaagtacataacctgaagtagacttcctcgtatctatatctcttgccatatctgcatctgtgtaacctgttaacacaggtggtccacctccaaagcttaaacaaaccttagagctccctctgagatatctaaaaatccacttcactgctgcccagtgctctttgcctggatttgcaagaaatatgctagtaacacccactgactgcatatgcgatgtccggcctcgtacataccattgcatacattaaacttccaactgctgaagcataaggaaccttttgcattttctccttctcctcatcacttgacggactctgttctaagcacaacttgaagtgacctacaagaggagaaccaactggcttagcattgctcatactaaatctttccaataccttctcgatgtatttctcctgtgacaaccaaatcttcttgtttttcctatcacgagaaatctgcatgcctagtatttgctttgctggccccatgtccttcattgcaaaagactcactcagttccttcttcaacctgtcaattttagacatatcttttctaagaataagcatgtcatcaacataaagtaagagaataataaaatcctcaccaaaccatttgatgtacacacaatgatctgaagtcgttcttttgtatccattttctgtcataaatgaatcaaactttctgtaccactgtcttggagcttgctttagcccatacaagctcttcttcaacttgcagacaaaattatctttacctttgactttgaagccttctggttgctccatataaatttcctcctccaaatcaccatgaaggaaagctgtcttcacatctaactgctcaacctccaagtcctggctagcagcaataccaagagcaacacgaatagaagacattttaacaacaggagaaaatatctcttcaaagtcaatacctttcttttgaccaaagcctttcacaaccaatctagctttgtactttggttgagaacaatattcttgagtcttcaacctaaaaacccacttgttcttcaaggccttcattccatttggtagcagcaccaaatcataagtgtggttcttctgaagagcatccatctcttcctgcatagcagctaaccacttctctttctgctcactctcaactgcttcctggtaactctctggttcacctgcatcagtaagcatcacatactcatctgtagagtatcttctggaaggttgacgttgtctagaagatcttctcaactgaggttctgcgggaacttgctctcctacttcttcttgctcaacatgtcctacaggtagatcaatatcaggttctacaccatcttcctgcatatctcccccatcaccctgatatactggaggagtaactgggtcacaatctgctaatccttctgcagaagtcttggctggtgccttcttcttcaaatcctcaaaggtttgatcctcaaagaagatcacatctctgctcctgaacaccttctgcttttctggatcccaaagcctgtaaccaaactgatcatgtgagtaaccaagaaaaatacattctttagacttaccatccagcttggacctctcattatctggaacatgtgcaaatgcacgacaaccaaacactttcaaatgcttgtaggaaatatctttccctgaccatacatgctctgcaacatcaccatctagggctgtacatggtgataagttgatcacatcaactgcagtcctcaaagcctcatcccaaaaccttttgggtagcttggcctgtgaaagcatacatctgatcttttccatgatggtgcggttcatcctctctgcaattgcattatgctgaggtgtaccaggaactgtcatctcatgttggattccatgtgacctgcaatagtcattaaacaatcctatatactcaccaccattatctgatcttatgcatttcaatttcctttctgtctccctttcaaccctggcatgaaactctttaaagacattaataacctgatctttggtcttcaaagcataggcccaaactttcctagaaaaatcatctataaaagtgacaaaataaagtgcaccacttataccaagaacatcaacagatccaccaggagtttttgtcctcaaaggaccacatacatctgtataaacacggtctaagacatgcatttttctagacaaagcagcactagcaaatgaaactctatgttgtttaccagctaaacaatcaatacaagggttcagatgtatacctctgagatctggtaatacctctctcttggaaagagtttgcagccccttctcgctcatgtgtcccaatcgcctatgccacaactccatactgaagtctttctctgtagcatttaactgctcaccataagctttagcctgcaacctgtacaaagtatgacatttctttccattagctataacaagagaacccttactgagtttccattgccctctgtgaaatctgatttcatagtcttcatcatctagtcttccaactgaaattaaattcagtctcaagtcaaccacatgtctcacatccttaagtaccaacttgcagccaaggttgatctttaaatggatatcacccatgccaatgatgtctgctgtgccatagttgcccatcttgacaacaccaaagtttccagacctgtatgtagcaaaaaactccctccgaggtgtagcatgataagaagcacctgtgtcaatcacccactcaagatcctgacacacacaagaaaaaatatcatcagaaggagacaaaatcaaataatcaccaccctgcactgtagctgtagtattatcctttgactctgtagactccacttcttttccctttttcttgttcttcttaggttgcttacattggttcttgtaatgtcctttctcaccacagttatagcaaacaatatcttttcttgatcttgacttgctcctacccatacgtgaactgcttctgaactttgaccttcctctgttctctgagataagtgactgtgaatcattctgagatgttgctgaactctttcttctcaactcctcattcaacaaactgcttgttacttgactcatagtgacaataccatctggcgcagaattactgagggaaaccaccagtgtctcccaactttctggtaatgaactgagaagtaacaatgcctgcaactcattatcaagagacattttcatagaggataactggttagtaatactctgcatttcattcaaatgctcagcaatagaagcaccctctctatattttaggttcacaagttttctgatcaaaaaagctttgttgccagctgtttttctctcatagagactttccaattttttccaaagagaatatgcagaaatttcagtagaaacatggtgaaagacactatcatcaagccactgtctaataaacccaattgtttttcgatctaacctcttccactcatcatctgtcatagttgtaggttttgcactatccccctgcaaaggtccatacaaatctttgcaatacaagagatcttccattcttggtttccatatcatccaattatttccatttaaactaatcatgcgagaaatattactggcctccatgttcaaatacaaaaattaaatcaccaaaaccccgctctgataccagttgatggggataaaaagaggaataacctttgtatatgaacgaatactagaagaccaaaatacgcagcggaataaaatggaaacacaatcaaacagaacaccaagatatacgtgaaaaaccccttcaatgtgaagggtaaaaaccacggggcaaactagagataatccactatgagaataatgaatatacaaatctcaatctcttgcccaaaacccaagtaacaaccacaagagaataactgggatacaaggatcacgttactgcccacaatatctaaaacctcccaagtaatcacagcaagagcctactgtagatttgatctaacctgagatgagaacactactagatgattgtgaatagtctctctgcgttgtccttgtcttcttccctttctttctcttccttttctgccttgttctccttcttctctttggaatctcgtggctccaaagatctgcctcgttgctgcctttttatagctttaatctgcctctaaaacgcagccaccacacccctctaatcttaattagggttaggttaagagagggtgtgggctgtgggttgataaaacccacatgggctgaatatgggccatcagcccaacattgCTAAGCGTAAATCATCCGTCAAATCCCTGCATATCATTCTAAGTTTTTATCCACTTCTATTACCACAACGTAAATGCGACGTTTTGTTAATAACTTTATACAAGGAAACCTCATTCTGTATAGTTGTGCTGATCCAAATGAAAGCAATATATATTAATTGGTCAGGTATTGAGGGAAGAAAAACTATGTCTAATGTCAACTAAGATCTAGTTTTAGGATGCACCATCGTACGTACTGAATCTCTTCTGTTTGGTAGCTCCATGAAATATTCACATGTCAGATACATAGAAATGCAAAAAGGTATTGTCTTAATCATCGAAGCACAAAACTACACTATCCAGTCAACTATCTAAAGCCTTTTCAATGAAGCACAAGTTTAGTTGTCTCAATTTTGTTAAGGAGATAAGAAAAAATGTTATATGTTATATAATAATATTAGATCAATTTTATAATACATACATTTTGATGCTATCTAAATAAAACTATATTCGCCTCTTCTCTTTTTATCCATTTTCTCTTTTTATCCTATCACTTAGATCGATGGTTCAATGAGATTGAGAGAAAACCTATAATATCTTAACTACGTCATCTAAAGATAGTTATTTAGTCCTTAGAGGTCCTATTTATTTATAGGCGAGAACAGAGGATCTAAGTCTAGgataaattattaggagagtttCTTTCATCAAAGACATCCCCTAAGGAATCATATTATAATATGGACttattttctattggccaataactgTTATCAAAATCCAAatagttctattatatatcttatctaattataaagagTCACATAatttaacattctcccacttgacccattaattgataaaatataaaagatattcaaaatcaaaatttggttgaaaataattttacctaattggattcaaaaaaaaattttgaaaagcattttatacatgattataaattttaaaaattaaaccaataagtcaaataaatataataatattatattaaatcaaattatcaatgcgagtcatagcagtTGTATATCATTAATATCATACTCTCTTCTATTTACCACAACATTAttgttttttttaatatagaCCATAATGATCCActgtaatttatcttatcaaaatAGTTTTGTTATTACATttaactataatatgcataaacataaataggatagcaaaaataaataattataattatacaaAAGAAATATCAATAATAGACCATAATGATCCActgtaatttatcttatcaaaatAGTTTTGTTATTACATTTAAT of Musa acuminata AAA Group cultivar baxijiao chromosome BXJ1-7, Cavendish_Baxijiao_AAA, whole genome shotgun sequence contains these proteins:
- the LOC135678700 gene encoding pectinesterase-like; the protein is MAMLSAHFSSLFLLLVVMGVTGSGDPILSCSQTPYPQVCSSMVSGVPLFAQSETQSGFRDLLLQATLDRTLLAHKHASAMNLAPLDEPAKAAWADCLELFEDTIGHLNRSLGHSSSAEDAQTWLSAAMANQQTCKNGFAELGTSFPFTSSLFMANNISESLSNSLAVNNAMPRGKAPGNRRLLSQGFPGWVKAADRKLLQSSSSTIKANLVVAKDGSGDYKTISEAVAASAKLRSGTSRFVILVKSGIYNENVVITNSMKNIMMIGDGMDATVVTGSKNVQDGSTTFRSATFAVSGGGFIARDMTFQNTAGPQKHQAVALRSGSDLSVFYRCSFKGYQDTLYVYSQRQFYRNCDIYGTVDFIFGDAVVVFQSCNIYVRKPMSGQQNTVTAQGRTDHNENTGISIHNSIVTAASDLRPVQGSFKTYLGRPWQKYSRTVIMKTSLDSLINPAGWLEWSGSFGLSTLYYGEYMNTGAGADTSKRVNWPGYHVITSSPEASKFTVGSFLSGNSWIPATGVPFSFGL